A window of the Oscillospiraceae bacterium NTUH-002-81 genome harbors these coding sequences:
- a CDS encoding class I SAM-dependent methyltransferase has protein sequence MKERKTFWDKNAGRYDRFMRKDRAAYEEMYKLIRPVVKAKTVLELATGTGLIAKHIVNAATHIEATDASAEMIAEAKRDNRSAKLHFSVQDMFRLPYADKSFDVVIVSNALHIVPQPEKALQEIKRVLKEDGVLIAPTFTHAGNSFPGKVKAFFMNLAGFPLHSKWTSEEYLKFLQQNDWTVRKSVVLKASFPLTYTECVKSEV, from the coding sequence ATGAAAGAACGAAAGACCTTCTGGGACAAAAATGCCGGTCGTTACGACCGCTTTATGCGAAAGGATCGGGCGGCATACGAAGAGATGTATAAGCTGATCCGGCCGGTGGTGAAAGCCAAAACGGTGCTGGAGCTGGCGACCGGCACGGGACTGATTGCAAAGCACATTGTGAACGCGGCAACGCACATCGAGGCGACGGATGCCTCCGCGGAGATGATTGCCGAGGCCAAGCGTGATAACCGCTCTGCCAAGCTGCACTTTTCCGTGCAGGATATGTTCCGCCTGCCCTATGCGGATAAGTCCTTTGATGTGGTGATCGTGTCCAATGCGCTGCACATCGTGCCGCAGCCGGAAAAAGCCCTGCAAGAAATCAAGCGGGTGCTGAAAGAGGACGGCGTGCTCATCGCGCCGACCTTCACCCACGCGGGGAACTCGTTTCCCGGCAAGGTCAAAGCCTTTTTCATGAATCTGGCAGGCTTTCCTCTCCACAGCAAGTGGACGAGTGAAGAATACCTAAAATTTCTGCAACAGAATGATTGGACAGTGCGAAAAAGTGTTGTTCTAAAGGCCTCTTTTCCGCTGACCTATACGGAATGTGTGAAATCGGAGGTGTGA
- a CDS encoding transcriptional repressor yields the protein MPKYAEEILAAVTELQQHPTAEQVFLEMKREHPSIALGTVYLPRLPGAGKRQSYGGEVS from the coding sequence ATGCCAAAATACGCAGAGGAGATATTGGCCGCCGTAACGGAGCTGCAACAGCATCCCACGGCGGAGCAGGTGTTCCTGGAGATGAAAAGGGAGCATCCCAGCATCGCTCTGGGTACGGTATATCTGCCCCGCCTGCCGGGAGCAGGAAAAAGACAATCTTATGGAGGAGAAGTATCATGA
- a CDS encoding nitrous oxide-stimulated promoter family protein, whose translation MNKEKGIETVTLMVRRYCCGVHGTRGEALCPACNALLEYARERRDRCLHGKI comes from the coding sequence TTGAACAAGGAAAAGGGGATCGAAACCGTTACCCTCATGGTGCGCCGGTATTGTTGTGGCGTGCATGGGACAAGGGGCGAGGCGCTTTGTCCGGCGTGCAATGCACTGCTGGAATACGCCAGAGAGCGGCGGGACAGATGCCTGCACGGGAAAATTTAG
- a CDS encoding ferritin, whose translation MMNANVSKLLNEQINKEFYSAYLYLDFANYYAAVGLDGFENWYRVQAQEERDHAILFYQYLQNNGEGVTFEAIAKPEWERVDHMAPLKKALEHEKLVTASIDAIYAAAYEVRDFRTMQMLDWFIKEQGEEEKNAADLITKMELFGGDSKGLYMLNSELKARVYTAPSLVL comes from the coding sequence ATCATGAACGCTAACGTATCTAAGCTGCTCAACGAGCAGATCAATAAGGAGTTCTACTCCGCCTATCTGTATCTGGACTTTGCCAACTACTACGCCGCCGTCGGACTGGACGGCTTTGAGAACTGGTACCGGGTACAGGCGCAGGAGGAACGGGATCACGCCATACTGTTTTATCAGTATTTACAGAATAACGGCGAGGGCGTCACCTTTGAGGCTATCGCAAAGCCGGAGTGGGAACGAGTCGACCACATGGCCCCGCTGAAAAAGGCACTGGAGCACGAGAAGCTGGTCACCGCCAGCATCGATGCCATCTACGCCGCCGCATACGAGGTCAGGGACTTCCGCACCATGCAGATGCTGGACTGGTTCATCAAGGAACAGGGCGAGGAGGAGAAGAACGCCGCCGACCTCATTACCAAGATGGAGCTGTTCGGCGGTGACAGCAAGGGGCTGTATATGCTAAACAGCGAGCTGAAGGCACGGGTCTACACCGCGCCCTCGCTGGTGCTGTAA